Proteins encoded within one genomic window of Diceros bicornis minor isolate mBicDic1 chromosome X, mDicBic1.mat.cur, whole genome shotgun sequence:
- the ATP6AP2 gene encoding renin receptor, with translation MALLVVLLSLLVAGVLGNEFSVLKSPGSVVFRDGNWPIPGERIPDVAALSMGFSVKEDLSWPGLAVGNLFHRPRATVMVMVKGVDKLALPPGSVISYPLENAVPFSLDSVANSIHSLFSEETPVVLQLAPSEERVYMVGKANSVFEDLSVTLRQLRNRLFQENSVLNSLPLNSLSRNNEVDLLFLSELQVLHDISSLLSRHKHLAKDHSPDLYSLELAGLDEIGKHYGEDSEQFRDASKILVEALQKFADDMYNLYGGNAVVELVTIKSFDTSLVRKTRTILEAEQAKKPSSPYNLAYKYNLEYPVVFNMVLWIMIALALAVIITSYNIWNMDPGYDSIIYRMTNQKIRMD, from the exons gtgTTTTGGGAAACGAGTTTAGTGTATTAAAATCACCAGGGTCTGTTGTTTTCCGAGATGGAAATTGGCCTATACCAGGAGAGCGAATCCCAGACGTGGCTGCATTGTCCATGGGCTTCTCTGTGAAAGaa GACCTTTCTTGGCCAGGACTTGCGGTGGGTAACCTGTTCCATCGTCCTCGGGCTACCGTTATGGTGATGGTGAAGGGAGTGGACAAACTCGCTCTACCCCCAGGCAGTGTCATTTCATACCCTTTAGAGAAT GCAGTTCCTTTTAGTCTCGACAGCGTTGCAAATTCCATTCACTCCTTATTTTCTGAAGAAACTCCTGTAGTTTTGCAGTTGGCTCCCAGTGAGGAA CGAGTGTATATGGTGGGGAAGGCAAACTCAGTTTTTGAAGATCTTTCAGTAACGTTACGACAGCTTCGCAATCGCCTGTTTCAGGAAAACTCCGTTCTCAATTCACTTCCGCTCAATTCTCTTAGTAGGAACAATGAA GTTGATCTGCTCTTTCTTTCTGAACTGCAAGTGCTACATGATATTTCAAGTTTG TTGTCTCGGCATAAACATCTAGCCAAGGACCATTCTCCTGATTTATATTCACTGGAGCTGGCAGGTTTGGATGAAATTGGGAAACATTATGGGGAAGACTCTGAACAATTCCGAGATGCTTCTAAGATCCTTGTTGAGGCTCTGCAAAAG tttgcagatgacatgtacAATCTTTACGGTGGGAATGCAGTGGTAGAGTTAGTGACTATCAAATCATTCGACACGTCCCTCGTGAGGAAGACGAGGACTATCCTTGAGGCAGAACAGGCG AAGAAGCCATCAAGTCCCTATAACCTTGCATATAAGTATAACTTAGAGTATCCAGTGGTTTTCAACATGGTACTTTGGATAATGATCGCCTTGGCCTTGGCTGTGATTATCACCTCTTACAATATTTGGAACATGGATCCTGGATATGATAGCATCATTTATAGGATGACAAACCAGAAGATTCGAATGGATTGA